From Gopherus flavomarginatus isolate rGopFla2 chromosome 16, rGopFla2.mat.asm, whole genome shotgun sequence, a single genomic window includes:
- the CD63 gene encoding CD63 antigen, whose protein sequence is MALEGGMKCVKFLVFFFNFLFWLCGVALIVIGILVQIDLNKTLIMSSASASGAPIVIIVVGVVIFFVSFFGCCGASKENYCMVTTFAILLTCIFLVEIAAAIAGYIFKDKVRTALQVGLEDAVRKYSNDSLIRDTMDELQKTYSCCGAHNYTDWFDFEPFKSNHSVPRSCCLANATTATCNINPTTATINIRGCADSVEAWLKKHIVIVAAVALGIAFFELLGIVFACCLMKGIRSGYEVM, encoded by the exons ATGGCGTTGGAGGGCGGCATGAAATGCGTCAAGTTCCTGGTTTTCTTCTTCAACTTCTTGTTCTGG ctctgcggtgTCGCCCTCATCGTCATCGGGATCTTGGTGCAGATCGATCTCAACAAGACGCTGATCATGAGCAGCGCTTCGGCCTCGGGCGCCCCCATCGTCATCATCGTGGTGGGCGTCGTCATCTTCTTCGTCTCCTTCTTCGGCTGCTGCGGGGCCTCCAAGGAAAACTACTGCATGGTCACCACG ttcGCCATCCTGCTCACCTGTATCTTCCTGGTGGAGATCGCAGCTGCCATCGCCGGGTACATCTTCAAGGACAAG gtCCGCACTGCGCTCCAGGTCGGCCTGGAGGACGCCGTGAGGAAATACAGTAACGACTCGCTGATACGGGACACCATGGACGAACTGCAGAAGaca TATTCCTGCTGCGGCGCCCATAACTACACCGACTGGTTCGACTTCGAACCGTTCAAAAGCAACCACAGCGTCCCCAGATCCTGCTGCTTGGCCAACGCCACCACGGCCACCTGCAACAtcaatcccaccactgccaccatcaaCATCCGA GGCTGTGCGGACAGCGTCGAGGCCTGGCTGAAGAAACACATCGTGATCGTGGCGGCCGTGGCGCTGGGCATCGCCTTCTTCGAG CTCCTGGGCATCGTCTTCGCCTGCTGCCTCATGAAGGGCATCCGGAGCGGCTACGAGGTCATGTAG
- the LOC127035164 gene encoding inositol polyphosphate 1-phosphatase-like isoform X2, with amino-acid sequence MAALLKSLVGASEKSARIAQLCRQEEALFQLLIEEKTGTDKNKKFVQDFKTLADVLIQEVIKHDVGKEFPELHGHICGEESNQFENSLGETLEVQVCATQQDTASLLFTILDRNRPAAELLAAAIHQEVVLQDPALDAVALAIPPERLAIWIDPIDSTNQYIRGQASVAPIGGICPSGLRSALVLIGAYDRSSGDPVLGVINEPFFREDPLTHRWQGVYHWGVSYQGTSLSSLRRPPLCPEPSVVLSSSETPAIQRALRPLYGERLRFASGAGYKMLCVILGLAETYILSEGSTFKWDSCAPHAILRALGGGMVDLEAALQAWCAGQRGALPELTYHQPAGDAVGAERWANRGGLVAFMHREHLEVVMATLATAAL; translated from the exons ATGGCGGCCCTGCTGAAGAGCCTGGTGGGGGCGTCGGAGAAGTCGGCCCGCATCGCCCAGCTGTGCCGCCAGGAGGAGGCGCTCTTCCAGCTGCTCATCGAGGAGAAGACAGGCACCGACAAGAACAAGAAGTTTGTGCAGGATTTCAAGACGCTGGCAGACGTGCTCATCCAGGAGGTCATAAAGCACGACGTGGGCAAGGAG TTCCCGGAGCTGCACGGGCACATCTGCGGGGAGGAGTCGAACCAGTTTGAGAACAGCCTGG GAGAGACCCTGGAGGTGCAGGTGTGTGCGACCCAGCAGGACACGGCCTCGCTGCTCTTTACAATCCTGGACCGGAACCGGCCGGCCGCCGAGCTGCTGGCAGCGGCCATCCACCAGGAGGTGGTGCTGCAGGACCCGGCGCTGGACGCTGTGGCGCTGGCAATCCCCCCGGAGAGACTGGCCATCTGGATTGACCCCATCG ACTCCACCAATCAGTACATCCGTGGCCAGGCCAGTGTGGCACCCATCGGTGGCATCTGCCCGTCTGGGCTGCGCTCAGCGCTGGTGCTCATCGGGGCGTACGACCGCAGCTCGGGAGACCCGGTCCTGGGGGTCATCAATGAGCCGTTCTTCCGAGAGGACCCCCTAACCCACAG GTGGCAGGGTGTCTATCACTGGGGCGTCTCATACCAGGGCACCAGCCTGTCTTCGCTGCGCCGGCCCCCGCTGTGCCCCGAGCCCTCCGTCGTCCTGAGCAGCAGCGAGACGCCAGCGATCCAGCGGGCGCTGAGGCCACTGTACGGGGAGCGGCTGCGCTTCGCCTCAGGTGCCGGCTACAAGATGCTGTGTGTGATCCTGGGGCTGGCCGAGACCTACATCCTCTCGGAGGGCAGCACCTTCAAGTGGGACTCGTGCGCCCCCCATGCCATCCTGCGGGCCCTGGGCGGAGGGATGGTGGACCTGGAGGCTGCCCTGCAGGCCTGGTGTGCTGGCCAGCGGGGGGCGCTGCCGGAGCTGACCtatcaccagcctgcaggggaCGCCGTGGGGGCTGAGCGCTGGGCCAACCGGGGGGGCCTGGTGGCCTTCATGCACCGTGAACACCTGGAGGTGGTGAtggccacactggccactgctgccCTGTGA
- the LOC127035164 gene encoding inositol polyphosphate 1-phosphatase-like isoform X1: MAGWGPAPRGGVGTIPPVIRQRLRAAAASLSPADPRSTMAALLKSLVGASEKSARIAQLCRQEEALFQLLIEEKTGTDKNKKFVQDFKTLADVLIQEVIKHDVGKEFPELHGHICGEESNQFENSLGETLEVQVCATQQDTASLLFTILDRNRPAAELLAAAIHQEVVLQDPALDAVALAIPPERLAIWIDPIDSTNQYIRGQASVAPIGGICPSGLRSALVLIGAYDRSSGDPVLGVINEPFFREDPLTHRWQGVYHWGVSYQGTSLSSLRRPPLCPEPSVVLSSSETPAIQRALRPLYGERLRFASGAGYKMLCVILGLAETYILSEGSTFKWDSCAPHAILRALGGGMVDLEAALQAWCAGQRGALPELTYHQPAGDAVGAERWANRGGLVAFMHREHLEVVMATLATAAL, encoded by the exons ATGGCCGGGTGGGGACCCGCCCCTCGCGGGGGTGTCGGGACGATCCCACCCGTGATCCGTCAGCGCCTGCGAGCGGCCGCAGCATCCCTGAGCCCGGCGG ACCCCCGCTCCACCATGGCGGCCCTGCTGAAGAGCCTGGTGGGGGCGTCGGAGAAGTCGGCCCGCATCGCCCAGCTGTGCCGCCAGGAGGAGGCGCTCTTCCAGCTGCTCATCGAGGAGAAGACAGGCACCGACAAGAACAAGAAGTTTGTGCAGGATTTCAAGACGCTGGCAGACGTGCTCATCCAGGAGGTCATAAAGCACGACGTGGGCAAGGAG TTCCCGGAGCTGCACGGGCACATCTGCGGGGAGGAGTCGAACCAGTTTGAGAACAGCCTGG GAGAGACCCTGGAGGTGCAGGTGTGTGCGACCCAGCAGGACACGGCCTCGCTGCTCTTTACAATCCTGGACCGGAACCGGCCGGCCGCCGAGCTGCTGGCAGCGGCCATCCACCAGGAGGTGGTGCTGCAGGACCCGGCGCTGGACGCTGTGGCGCTGGCAATCCCCCCGGAGAGACTGGCCATCTGGATTGACCCCATCG ACTCCACCAATCAGTACATCCGTGGCCAGGCCAGTGTGGCACCCATCGGTGGCATCTGCCCGTCTGGGCTGCGCTCAGCGCTGGTGCTCATCGGGGCGTACGACCGCAGCTCGGGAGACCCGGTCCTGGGGGTCATCAATGAGCCGTTCTTCCGAGAGGACCCCCTAACCCACAG GTGGCAGGGTGTCTATCACTGGGGCGTCTCATACCAGGGCACCAGCCTGTCTTCGCTGCGCCGGCCCCCGCTGTGCCCCGAGCCCTCCGTCGTCCTGAGCAGCAGCGAGACGCCAGCGATCCAGCGGGCGCTGAGGCCACTGTACGGGGAGCGGCTGCGCTTCGCCTCAGGTGCCGGCTACAAGATGCTGTGTGTGATCCTGGGGCTGGCCGAGACCTACATCCTCTCGGAGGGCAGCACCTTCAAGTGGGACTCGTGCGCCCCCCATGCCATCCTGCGGGCCCTGGGCGGAGGGATGGTGGACCTGGAGGCTGCCCTGCAGGCCTGGTGTGCTGGCCAGCGGGGGGCGCTGCCGGAGCTGACCtatcaccagcctgcaggggaCGCCGTGGGGGCTGAGCGCTGGGCCAACCGGGGGGGCCTGGTGGCCTTCATGCACCGTGAACACCTGGAGGTGGTGAtggccacactggccactgctgccCTGTGA
- the RDH5 gene encoding retinol dehydrogenase 5 translates to MWFYVGLAALVWALGWYLRDRQTLASIQDKHVFITGCDSGFGHVLAKRLDRKGFRVLAGCLTQTGAANLQRSSSPGLRATLLDVTSSESIRRAVEWVRAEVGEKGLFGLVNNAGVANPIGPTEWMRIQDFRQVLAVNTFGLIEVTLGLLPLLKRARGRVVNTSSVLGRLSANGGGYCVSKYTVEAFSDSLRRDMYHFGVRVSIVEPGFFKTAVTSLDTIEASLQQLWSQLEPETRQSYGEDFFHQYLKVQRLIMNFICDPDLSKVTSCMEHALQAKHPRTRYSAGWDAKLLWLPASYLPAFLVDMVLATILPKPALRVR, encoded by the exons ATGTGGTTCTACGTGGGCCTGGCGGCCCTGGTGTGGGCGCTGGGCTGGTAcctgcgggaccggcagaccctgGCCAGCATCCAGGACAAGCATGTCTTCATCACGGGCTGCGACTCGGGCTTTGGGCATGTGCTGGCCAAGCGGCTGGACAGGAAGGGCTTCCGGGTGCTGGCCGGGTGCCTGACCCAGACGGGAGCCGCCAACCTGCAGCGCAGCAGCTCGCCCGGCCTGCGCGCCACCCTGCTCGACGTGACCAGCAGTGAGAGCATCCGGCGGGCCGTGGAGTGGGTGcgggctgaggtgggggagaaag GTCTCTTCGGGCTGGTGAACAACGCGGGGGTGGCGAACCCCATCGGCCCCACCGAGTGGATGCGGATCCAGGATTTCCGGCAGGTCCTGGCGGTCAACACCTTCGGCCTCATCGAGGTGaccctggggctcctgccgctGCTGAAGCGGGCGCGGGGCCGCGTGGTGAACACGTCCAGCGTCCTGGGGCGGCTCTCAGCCAACGGGGGCGGCTACTGCGTCTCCAAGTACACGGTGGAGGCCTTCTCCGACAGCCTGCG GCGGGACATGTACCACTTCGGGGTGCGCGTGTCCATCGTCGAACCCGGGTTCTTCAAGACGGCCGTGACCAGCCTGGACACCATCGAGGCCTCTCTGCAGCAGCTGTGGAGCCAGCTGGAGCCCGAGACCAGGCAGAGCTACGGGGAGGATTTCTTCCACCAGT acctGAAGGTGCAGCGGCTCATTATGAACTTCATCTGTGACCCCGACCTGAGCAAGGTGACCAGCTGCATGGAGCACGCGCTGCAGGCCAAGCACCCGCGGACGCGCTACAGCGCCGGCTGGGACGCAAAGCTGCTCTGGCTGCCGGCCTCCTACCTGCCGGCCTTCCTGGTGGATATGGTGCTGGCCACGATCCTGCCAAAGCCGGCCCTCCGCGTCCGCTAG